GTGCAGGTATGCGCCTATACAATTGAGGTTGACTTGaaggaattaattgatattatctataccaacaagatgcatctacttttcGGTAGCCCATCACATAAGAACTCCACAGTTAAACGTGTTTGGCTTGAAATAGTTATGGAATGGGTGACCTTCTGGGAAGTTTTTCAGAAAGCATGAGCAAGGATAAAGCACACTCAAAAGTCTCGTTAGTTTGTGAGATCAGTTATTGATCCTGAAAGCAGACAGAGCCGATTATCGAGATCTTGAAAAGGGCTACCTACGGAGGATTCTGACCAGTGGAAGTTATGACCAACAAGATGTTGAGTGAAGTACCATCGTGTGAGAGTCGCCGAGAAGTCGAAAATCAGGAATATTACAAATGGTAGAAGAGCATACCTCTCCTAGTATGGTGTGGTTCGAGGACAAACCAAGCGGAAGTTGGTAGgcatgtaacatcccaattaaATCACACCAGAATGAGAGAGATTCAGAGATTATGCAGGTATGAGACTGTACAACTGAGAAtgacttaaaagaattaattgataCTACCTATACCAATaagatgcatctacttttcGGTAGCCCATCACATAAGAACTCCACAATTAAGCATGCTTGACTTGGAGTAGTTATGGGATGGGTGACCTTTTGGGAAGTTTCTCAGAAAACGTGTGAATGAGGTCAAAGCACGCTGAAAAATCTTGTTGGTTTGTGGGGTCAGTCATTAATCCTGGAAGCAAGCAGAGCCGATTGTCGAGATCTCGAAAATGACTACCTACGGAAGGTTCTGACTAATGGAGGATTATGACCAACAAGGATGTTGAGTGAAGTGTTACTGCGTGAAGTGCAATAATGTGAGAGCCGTCAAGAAGTAAAAAATCAGGAATGTTACACATACACTCTTGAGCCATAATTGCTACTTTATTCTTCACTTTTGTACTTGACAGAGATAAAATGGGTTGTGTACACCAAGATATTACTCCTATGCAATTATAGTGTGTTGATTCAACATAGTACATTGGATATTAAGGTGTGTTAAGAgtacatttaattattatatattatacaagAAATGTGTGAACTATAAGGTCGTAGGATATTGCAATGCTAATTACACTAAAGAATCATTAAATAAGGACCAAGACCTACAAATTTTGggttttctaataaaattcaGCCAATAACATAAAGTGTGTTCAAGAGGGTGCATTAGGAGTGTGTAGCTAAGCATTTTTCTTACTCCTAATTCCAATTTAAACATATATCTCGTGCTCTCATAAACAAGCTTGAGTCATGTCATTGAATATTCACGTTGTAATAcaagtttaatttttctatatgGTGCTTTCTTCAACTTGTATACATAAGTGAAACTTGCTCTCAATATACCCCTTGGTTGTTCCATGTATATTTCTTAATCTCTAACTCACTCTTTAGAAATAAATTCTTGCATATGCCAAAGCCTCCAAGACTTATTAATTGCTTGTTATAAAAGCACACACTAATTATTTTAGCCATTGAACTACATTTCTTGTCATAGTCCCACTTGTATTGTGAAAATCCTCAAACCACTAAATGGGTCTTGTATCTCTCTACTGATATACTGATCCATTTGGACAACTCTTCACCTTGTATACCCATTTACAAGAAATGGGCTGCACTCTAGTAGATCATGGCCCTATTTCCCaagttaattctattttaatgCATCAATCTCATCTTTTGTTTTATCTATCCACTCCTTTGACAGTGTTGCTTCTTCATATGTACTAGGCCTTTTCACattattatctttaataatGCTACATTAGCAtattttggatttgattttcaaatctTAGTTGATCTACCTAGTTGTGATGCCCCTCAAATTCCTGTATTTGACTTGGTCTCTCCTTTGAAGACCTAGTGTGTACTCCTGTCTGCCAAgggatttttcttttatctggAGATCTTGCTCTGATAGAAAGAATGTAAATATGATGATTATGGGCTGATTACATGATGTATATTATTATGTAACTATGGTATTTAGGATAATTGTAAATCCTTATTTTCATTACGCCCAGCATATAAGTCTTTTCTGGGTATTTCAAACACATGGATTCCATCATATCCCCCGTTTCTCTCCTCTCtcaacatggtatcagagcaatgAATTAGAGAAGGAACTTGCATAGTTAAGAGAACAAATCAGACAACTATTACTACAACACTAACCCAAAGTTCTTCACCATTTTGGGGTGATGTGCTGTGCCTACTCCTTGCTATCTTTTCAACCAGATGCTTTCTTCTATTATTTACAACAAATACCTCAGTCTGTTTTATTTCCTTACAGATTATTAAACCTCTTTCCTCCTTAAGTCTTTGGTCCTAAATGTTTTATTCATAATCTCAATCCAGGCTTGATAAACTCTTAGGTCACTCTCACATTTAGAGAGTAGAGAGAAAGTGGAAGCAAAAATCCAACAACAATGAATGTCTAGTAGACAGGGGATAGGGCCAAAGGTTGGTAGGGAAATTCATATATTAGTCACTTTCAAGGCCCAACATTCTCTACAgcataataagttaatttatgcAATGTCCTACTAAAAGGCATCTAGAGGCAGCCAACTGTGTACTGAAATATCTCAAGGGTACTCTAGGCAAAGGAATTCCAATTAAGAAATGCAGGATAAGAGACATTGAAGGGTTTGCAAATTTTAATTGGGCTAGATCAACTAAAGTTAGTAAGTCCATGATTGGGTATGGACAAAAGGTATGGGGAAACCTTGTTACATGGAGAAGCAAAATACAATCAGTTGTGGCAAGGAGGAGCGCTGAAGCTGACTTCATAGCAATCGTATAAGGATTATGTCTGAATTTGGATTGAGACTCCACAAGACCTAAAATTCTCTAGAGAATGTCCTATGGAGGTATGTAGTGACAGTGAATCAGCAACAGCATAGTTCACAAGCCAGTCCAGCATGGCCCAACGAAACATTGTAAAATTGATTCGAATTTTATCAAAGATGAAATTATTTCAGGGGGTAACAGTATGTTCACATTCCAACAGGACACCACAAAGCGGACTTATTCACCAAAGCATAGTCAACACCTggatttgaattattatttggcAAGCTAGAAATGACTAATATTCTTATTTCACCCAGGAGACCCGGGTTTGTTTCCCGGCAACGGAACCAAAATGTTAGATAATAATCGGGAAAAATAGAAGTGCAATACAAAAATATGGGGAACAAGTCACTGGTATTGATCAACACTGAAACACCTCTGCCACTGCAGGGTGATGAAAATACAATTCCAGGACCtcacaaagagagagagagagagagagagagagagagagaaaacccTCAATAGCTACCAGCAAGTCTGCCAAAATAACTGCCCCCTCACAACCTCATTCCACCTTCCTAAAAACACCTCCTCCTCCCCCACTCACGACATGAGGGCCCTAGCCCTATAACTAATTTCCCCCTACACAGGAtccccttttttctttcttctctcacAGTCTCTCAGCCCCTTAATCATATTGCCCCCACATCCAAAAGCCCATCATGTTGAGGCCCAACCAACCTGTCCAATTCTTTTGGGCTAACAACAGggttgagggggagtgttggaTAGGATCTTGGTCATTATAGGAGGTAGCACTTAATGCAAGTAGCTGTAAATATTGTATATTTATTGTAATCTGTTGATTGTATCCTGATTGATAAGTCTGTAGGTTAGGAGTAAATTCCTCACTCTTTCAGTTTACCTTCTATGATTAGGGTAGCTTTAGCCTATTTCGTGTAAATTCTGTATTCTCAGAAAAGCAATAAGTAGGATTTCTTTCTAAAGCCTCTTTGTTCACTAACTTTGCAAACTCAAATTCAAAGCACTAACTATCTGTAATTTTTTTCCTGAAAGGTGGGTGCTCCAATGCTAGAGCCGCTTACCTACACAATTGTGGTCATTGTTTCTTCATccatcatttaaatttaaaagtgacAACAGAACTACTTGCATTTGCAAACAAACCAGACCTTTTGCCAAATACATGTCTTTAAGGAACAATCAACTATAGACTTaacatttaaagatatttacCCTCAACAAAGTACTTGGTGAGGATGGACCATGAGATATTGGTCCTGACTTTCTTCCATCTAGCTCATACAATTCACCTGCATATTATACAATTGCAGAGaaattaattagataatattCAGGCAAGTGCAAAAGTAGAAGAACAACAAATTGATCTAGACATGAATATGATCCCAAATAGTTTAGTTATGGGCTTTTCATACAGCTGGTTTATGATTTAGATATTTAGGTTGCTTACTATATTGTTGACACAATTAAATCTTGGTATATTGGTTTGCTCTTTTTACAAACACCacagaaacaaaaatattaatcagtTATATGAAGAAATTACCATCCACACAAGCAAAGCAGATGAAATGAGTGTCCACATTATCTGATGCCtgcattataaatattttaaacaaaaaaaaatgtaaggataaaaggaaacaatttgaaaattgaaacaagCAATTTTGTTGTTGCAGGGGTAGGGGGTTGTTATCTATGTTTACAATACTATCCAAGTTTTGCCTCACAATATAACAACATTAATACATGAGAACACTTAGAAAGTTATATCTCCTAAAACCTAAGTAATTTACATTTCCAGCTTGTTAAAGTCAGCATATACAACATTATCAATGTAGTGAGATacagaaagaagaaagagagagagagacgatGATAATTTTTCACTtcatataatgaaaaataactttcattaggataaaaaaaatgccgCCCAGTGCATAAGGCTCCCACCTAATGGGGTTTGGGGAGGATAACTGTATGTAGCCTTAACCACACAAGTGAAAAGAATGTTTCCAAGATTTGAACCCATAACCTCCACATCATAAGGCAGAAACCTTACTGTTGCACTAGCACTTGCCCCAAGAAAATCattaagatgaagagaagaatattacaaagaAATTTGGAGGTTAAGAGATCCtccataatagaaaaaaaaaaaaaaaacaaaagaaaaagagagaacatcATAGTTGCAAAGCTCCCCAATCCCTCCATATATctgttaagaaaatgaaaacccCCTTAAAAAAACCATGTTCTTCACACGCAATAGAAGCCAATTGCCTAATTTTATCCCAATAACTGAATAAACTACTAAACCAAAGAAACCTCAAAAAATAGGGTCATTAAGCTTTAACCAAATGCATCAAATACAGTATTTAGCTTCTTTATTTATACCAAACTCATTAAAGCTAGTCACCAAAAAATGGTCCAAATATTGGCCCTGAAAACATGAGGCTACTCACATTATGGACTGAATTTGCTATATTACTACCAACTTATGTAAATcactttgaaattgaatttttttagaattgcaGCTACTCCTACTTTGGCTCATAAAAGTAAATTCCTGTGTGTAAGTCATACAACTTCAATGAAGAAAAATCCAAGTAGGAAGCAGGGTTTGACACCAATGGGTTGGTATcttctcataattttatatctcCTGCGAAGTTAAATGGTCATTTGTTTGtgatatgttttcaaagaaacTTCTTTGTAAAACTCAGTTGCATAACAACTTAAATTTGAACATTGGTTCAAATCTCTAGTCTAAAAGGCCAAATCTAAATCCCAGGATTACTCACCATAAGAGAACCtacaaataaaaactattttatataaaagaccCTGCTTAAGTATCAGTTTATCATATCCAAAGaataatgataacaacaaaTAACTAACCAGATTTTCAAGATAAGAAAGCCAAACTAAACCTTTCATCACTACATCAGTTATCTGTTTCACTAATACATCACATCATAACCCCTCCCCCAATTTACTGTtgctttaaatttaataaataaaagtaccACTGTATCACCAGCAGTGGCGGCTACTGAATGAGCAACTTCCATCTCTCTGTCATTCTCAAGAAATACAGCCCGCTGCAAGatatgaaagttaaaaaattgcCAAATGAGCATATATTTAACTGACCAATAGTGTCAGTTCCTTGCACTTATGAAatatgagaaagaaaagagaggaggTTTGGCTAGGAAGAAACAAATAACCTGCAATGGATCCATGCTTGCAGtagatttaaaaaacttatcaaaGAATGACCCCTCAACTGGTAAGAACAAAAGCAACACAACTGAATGAGATTTAATGATTGATATACTAAAAACTTTAACTGAGGCTGCGTGATTGTTGGAAACCTACCAAGCTTGACTTCGGAGGTTATGTTCCCAAGTGCATGAAGCAACCCTATTGTACCACAAGCATTACCCACGGTTTGCTTCATAAAATACACTTTGCTGCTATAATCCTACAccagaacaacaacaaaaattccTACTCAAGGCATGCagttaaataatcaattatatgatatatgctacctaaaattcagattttattagacaatgtttaataaaatagtcaatTAAGCTTGTAAAACAGtcctataattaataataaatgatattaatttaatacaCTACAGTCAAACAGAATGCACTATTCTTTGAATCAGGGAAACGAATAGTCACAGATAAATTAAAAGATTCCATAAATAGATATATCCACTCACCTTTTTTTCGTTTTCCTGTTGCAACCTTTCTTCTTCGGACTGAAAACAGATCATAAAACTTACACAAAATCAGAAGCAACACGTGAATGTGACATgacagtaaaaataaaaattaaaaagaaatcacatgttttctGTGTAGAAACTAACCTTTGCGGTAATTGGATAAAGAAAAAGCACGGCGAGGACGGGCTTCGGAACCATTTCCAGAAGCTCTTCATCTAAGCCAAACACATCACAGCACTCTGCCTCGTCCAGTGGAAGGCCAAGACCCCAAAGGAACTGCAATTCACCGAAAACACTTAGAAATTATGCATTGCATGCTaccaaataaaaattgtaaatctAAAATGAAAGAGAGGGGAAGTTCTTTAGCAAAATTTGTCAATATTATTATATGAGTATGTGTTGAATCAATAGATGATCATGATTGAAACATTTTGCTCAAtgtaataaaagaaagaggaatAGAGAGAGGAATGAAAACCTGGTTCATGACTTCAGGGTTAGCTTCAAGAGGAAGCCACCTTTTCGCAGAAGGGCGTTCGTCTAAAGTGG
This genomic interval from Glycine max cultivar Williams 82 chromosome 5, Glycine_max_v4.0, whole genome shotgun sequence contains the following:
- the LOC100527718 gene encoding ubiquitin carboxyl-terminal hydrolase 3 encodes the protein MATLDERPSAKRWLPLEANPEVMNQFLWGLGLPLDEAECCDVFGLDEELLEMVPKPVLAVLFLYPITAKSEEERLQQENEKKDYSSKVYFMKQTVGNACGTIGLLHALGNITSEVKLVEGSFFDKFFKSTASMDPLQRAVFLENDREMEVAHSVAATAGDTVASDNVDTHFICFACVDGELYELDGRKSGPISHGPSSPSTLLRDAAKVIQSMIQKNPGSLNFNVIAISKKSKDGH